One region of Malania oleifera isolate guangnan ecotype guangnan chromosome 6, ASM2987363v1, whole genome shotgun sequence genomic DNA includes:
- the LOC131157101 gene encoding small ribosomal subunit protein eS30z/eS30y/eS30x: MGKVHGSLARAGKVRGQTPKVAKQDKKKKPRGRAHKRMQYNRRFVTAVVGFGKKRGPNSSEK; the protein is encoded by the exons ATGG GTAAGGTTCACGGATCTTTGGCTCGTGCCGGTAAGGTGAGAGGGCAGACCCCGAAGGTGGCCAAGCAGGATAAGAAGAAGAAGCCCCGTGGTCGCGCTCACAAGCGCATGCAATACAATCGCCGATTCGTCACTGCCG TGGTTGGCTTTGGGAAGAAGAGGGGACCAAACTCTTCAGAGAAgtaa
- the LOC131157102 gene encoding heat shock 70 kDa protein, mitochondrial, which yields MATSLLLQTLRRRELHSSSLAAFRSLTNNGKTSLATSPLGHKLACLARPFSTRPPGNDVIGIDLGTTNSCVAVMEGKNAKVIENSEGARTTPSVVAFNQKGELLVGTPAKRQAVTNPGNTFFGTKRLIGRRFDDHQTQKEMKMVPYKIVKAPNGDAWVEANGQQYSASQIGAFVLTKMKETAESYLGKTVSKAVITVPAYFNDAQRQATKDAGRIAGLDVQRIINEPTAAALSYGLNNKEGLIAVFDLGGGTFDVSILEISNGVFEVKATNGDTFLGGEDFDNALLEFLVSEYKRTEGIDLSKDKLALQRLREAAEKAKIELSSTSQTEINLPFITADASGAKHLNITLTRSKFESLVDHLIERTRNPCKNCLKDAGISIKEVDEVLLVGGMTRVPKVQEIVGGIFGKSPSKGVNPDEAVAMGAAIQGGILRGDVKELLLLDVTPLSLGIETLGGIFTRLINRNTTIPTKKSQVFSTAADNQTQVGVKVLQGEREMAADNKLLGEFELMGIPPAPRGMPQIEVTFDIDANGIVTVSAKDKATSKEQQITIRSSGGLSEDEIDKMVKEAELHAQRDQEKKSLIDLKNNADTTIYSIEKSLNEYKDKIPAEVAAEIESAVADLRKAMTNENIDEIKAKLEAANKAVSKIGQHMSQNSGSSSSSEGGSQGGSDQAPEAEYEEVKK from the exons ATGGCGACATCGCTGCTTCTGCAAACCTTGAGGCGCCGCGAGCTCCATTCCTCTTCTTTAGCTGCTTTTAGATCC tTGACCAACAATGGCAAGACCTCATTGGCCACCTCCCCCTTAGGTCATAAATTGGCATGTCTGGCAAGACCTTTTAg CACAAGGCCTCCAGGGAATGATGTTATTGGTATTGACTTGGGTACCACTAATTCTTGTGTTGCAGTTATGGAGGGAAAg AATGCTAAGGTGATTGAGAACTCTGAAGGAGCAAGGACGACACCATCAGTGGTCGCcttcaatcaaaaaggagaactACTTGTAGGAACCCCTGCCAAACGTCAAGCAGTTACCAATCCAGGAAACACATTTTTTGGGACCAAACGTCTGATAGGGAGACGTTTTGATGATCATCAGACTCAGAAAGAAATGAAGATGGTCCCATATAAGATAGTGAAAGCTCCCAATGGTGATGCCTGGGTTGAGGCAAATGGACAGCAGTATTCTGCAAGCCAGATCGGGGCATTTGTTCTTACTAAAATGAAAGAAACTGCAGAGTCTTACCTTGGGAAAACTGTGTCCAAGGCAGTCATTACTGTCCCAGCTTACTTTAATGATGCACAAAGACAGGCAACAAAGGATGCTGGGAGGATAGCAGGCCTAGATGTACAGAGAATTATCAATGAACCAACTGCGGCTGCACTTTCATATGGGTTAAATAACAAGGAAGGTCTCATTGCTGTTTTTGATCTTGGAGGTGGAACTTTTGATGTTTCAATTCTGGAAATATCTAATGGCGTCTTTGAG GTAAAAGCAACAAACGGAGACACCTTTTTAGGAGGTGAGGACTTTGACAATGCACTACTAGAATTCTTGGTTAGTGAATACAAGAGAACAGAGGGGATTGATCTCTCGAAGGACAAGTTGGCACTACAGAGGCTTCGTGAAGCGGCTGAGAAAGCCAAGATAGAATTGTCATCAACATCTCAAACTGAGATCAACCTGCCATTTATAACTGCTGATGCTTCTGGGGCCAAACATTTGAATATAACCCTTACCAGATCAAAATTCGAGAGTTTGGTGGATCACTTGATTGAGAGGACAAGAAACCCATGTAAGAATTGTTTGAAGGATGCAGGGATATCCATCAAGGAAGTGGATGAAGTTCTTCTTGTTGGTGGGATGACCCGTGTACCTAAGGTACAAGAAATAGTTGGAGGGATCTTTGGGAAGAGCCCAAGCAAGGGAGTTAATCCTGATGAGGCAGTTGCAATGGGTGCTGCAATTCAGGGTGGCATTCTTCGTGGAGATGTTAAGGAGCTGCTTTTGTTGGATGTAACTCCTTTATCACTTGGCATTGAAACTCTTGGTGGTATCTTCACTAGGTTGATCAATAGAAACACTACCATCCCAACAAAAAAATCGCAG GTTTTCTCCACGGCAGCTGACAACCAAACTCAAGTGGGAGTCAAAGTGCTTCAAGGTGAGCGTGAAATGGCAGCTGACAACAAGCTTCTAGGTGAGTTTGAGCTTATGGGTATTCCACCTGCCCCAAGGGGCATGCCACAAATTGAGGTGACATTCGATATTGATGCCAATGGGATTGTTACTGTTTCTGCCAAGGATAAGGCAACTAGTAAGGAACAACAGATTACAATCCGATCATCTGGAGGTCTCTCAGAAGATGAAATAGATAAGATGGTAAAGGAAGCCGAGCTGCATGCCCAGAGGGACCAGGAGAAGAAATCTTTGATCGACCTCAAAAACAACGCTGACACAACCATTTACAGCATTGAGAAGAGCCTGAATGAGTACAAGGACAAGATTCCTGCTGAGGTTGCAGCAGAGATTGAGTCTGCCGTGGCGGATCTGAGGAAGGCAATGACCAATGAGAATATTGACGAGATAAAGGCAAAGCTGGAAGCTGCAAATAAGGCTGTCTCGAAGATAGGACAGCATATGAGCCAAAACTCTGGCAGCAGCTCCTCCTCGGAAGGAGGGTCCCAGGGTGGCAGTGATCAAGCACCGGAAGCAGAATACGAGGAGGTCAAGAAGTAG